DNA sequence from the Phycisphaeraceae bacterium genome:
TACGGGCCCTCGAGCAACTGGAAGCCCGCTTCCGCGCCCGCCGCCGGGAGCTGCCCGAGATCCAGAGGCGTCAGGCCACCCGGCCCCGGTCCGCCCAGTGCCTCGACAACGAGCACGGGACCGCCCCCGCGCTCTACGCCAGGCTCCCCGGGCTCGCCCCGGATTCCGGGGCCGACATCTTCTGCGTTCCCGGACCGCCCGGCGAAATGAAGCCGATCGTCGAGCGCGACGTCATCCCGAGAATCCGCCTCCCCGCGGGCTGGAACGTCCGGGCGAGATTCCTCCACGCAGTCGGCATCGGCGAGGGCGACGCCGCGGCCCGGCTCGGCGACCTCCTCGCACGCGGAACGAACCCGCTCGTGGGGATAACCGTCTCTGGCTCGGTTCTCACGATCCGCTGCCGATACGCCGGCACGGACGAGCCCGCGGCGGCACAGGCGGCGCTCGACACGATCGAGTCCCGCATCAGGGCCACGCTCGCGCCGCACGTCTTTGGATCGGGCGAGTCCACCCTGGAGTCGGCGGTAGTCCACGCCCTCGCCGCCCGAAGAGAGTGCCTCGTCGTCGCCGAGTCGTGCACGGGGGGCATGCTCGGCAGCCTGATCACGCGAGTCCCGGGATCATCCTCGGTCTTCGTCGGAGGCTGGATCACGTACTCGAACGAGTTGAAGATCGCTCATCTCGGAGTCCCCGCCGAACTCGTAGCT
Encoded proteins:
- a CDS encoding CinA family nicotinamide mononucleotide deamidase-related protein, with the translated sequence MSHPNRQTLAAVITTGDELALGQALNTNSMWIADRLWAAGVEVIEHITLGDDRVGLAATILRLAEHVGTVVVTGGLGPTPDDVTRDALADALREDLVTDLRALEQLEARFRARRRELPEIQRRQATRPRSAQCLDNEHGTAPALYARLPGLAPDSGADIFCVPGPPGEMKPIVERDVIPRIRLPAGWNVRARFLHAVGIGEGDAAARLGDLLARGTNPLVGITVSGSVLTIRCRYAGTDEPAAAQAALDTIESRIRATLAPHVFGSGESTLESAVVHALAARRECLVVAESCTGGMLGSLITRVPGSSSVFVGGWITYSNELKIAHLGVPAELVATHGAVSSQVARAMAQGGLRSLHAAGLPTGARVGHCLAITGVAGPNGGTDAKPVGTVFIAHACGAAGESAETNVRKFRFSGAREDIRLRSAQTALAMLLTHQPGNPAASPRLLWEVTDRPNRA